From the Pseudomonadota bacterium genome, one window contains:
- a CDS encoding phosphatidate cytidylyltransferase → MPEQGARRGPSNLAQRAATAAVAVPVLLWLLFGAPPWAFLAFLSLITVLAARELFAMTLPGQPLLQAWGALATLTLFTAVLYGAATPLLPLALVATAIAGALFALARPEPIDGAATRMGWLIAGPLYIGGLLGAAGLLFLRESGGAWLVLVMLLSWLADTGAYFSGRLFGKHKLYPIVSPKKTVEGAVGGLLGSLTGALLAHFWFLPSLSLAGALTLAVAAGTVGQAGDLCISLIKRSSGVKDSGSLLPGHGGLLDRIDALLFTSALTWAYVEWPTVL, encoded by the coding sequence ATGCCTGAGCAAGGCGCTCGCCGCGGACCCAGCAACCTGGCCCAACGCGCGGCCACCGCCGCGGTCGCCGTGCCCGTCCTGCTTTGGCTGCTTTTTGGAGCTCCTCCATGGGCCTTTCTCGCCTTCTTGTCCCTCATCACCGTGCTCGCTGCGCGCGAGCTCTTCGCCATGACGCTGCCCGGCCAGCCCTTGCTGCAGGCCTGGGGAGCACTGGCCACCTTGACGCTCTTCACGGCCGTGCTCTACGGCGCCGCCACGCCGCTTTTGCCGCTCGCGCTCGTCGCAACGGCCATCGCCGGCGCCTTGTTTGCCCTGGCGCGTCCAGAGCCGATCGACGGAGCCGCCACGCGCATGGGCTGGTTGATCGCAGGCCCGTTGTACATCGGCGGGCTGCTCGGAGCGGCAGGGCTCCTGTTCCTGCGCGAAAGCGGCGGTGCGTGGCTCGTGCTTGTCATGCTGCTCAGCTGGCTCGCCGATACGGGAGCGTATTTTTCTGGACGGCTGTTTGGAAAACACAAGCTCTACCCCATCGTGTCGCCGAAAAAGACCGTGGAAGGAGCGGTCGGCGGCCTGCTGGGCAGCCTGACCGGGGCGCTGCTCGCGCACTTCTGGTTCCTCCCGTCCCTGTCGCTCGCCGGCGCCTTGACGCTGGCCGTCGCGGCAGGAACGGTCGGTCAGGCGGGGGATCTATGTATCTCGCTCATCAAACGAAGCAGCGGCGTCAAGGATAGCGGAAGCCTGCTGCCAGGCCACGGTGGCCTGCTCGATCGCATCGATGCCCTGCTCTTCACCTCTGCCCTCACCTGGGCCTACGTCGAGTGGCCCACGGTGCTGTAG